Genomic segment of Staphylococcus muscae:
ACTGCTTAATATTGAGAATGACACCTTTATCATCGACATGTCCCTGCACAAAGTGTCCACCTAACCTTCCAGTGGCAAGTAGTGCACGTTCCAGATTGACGGGTTGACCGCTAGACAGTTCTGCTAAGTATGTTTTGTTTTCCGTTCCCGTGATGACTTGTACCGTAAATGTAGATGTATCAAATCTCACAACCGTTAAACATGTGCCATTCACACTAATGGAGTCACCAATATTCATATCACTTAATATCTTTTCACATTGAATCGTTAATTCAGTCGTAGGGTTTTGTTTTTTTATTGATTGAATAGTGCCAACTTCTTCTACGATACCTGTAAACATGACATCACATCCTTTTCATTTGCAATTTGATGTCAGTATCTATCATTTCAGAGTGGACAATTTCAAAATTCGCAAGTTGGTCAAGTGGCGTTACACCATCTGTTTGAAAATATTGATATTTCCCTTGACCACCTATTATTTTCGGGGCTAAATAAAGGATGAAGGTTGAAATAAATTCTGAAGTTAAAAATTGTGAAGTTAGTTTTGGTCCAGCTTCTACAAGGATACGGCCAAAACCTTTTTTATATAAATCGTGTAAAATAGTTTTTACATCTGTTGATGGTAGATATACGACGTGTACATGGTCTAATGGCGACACGAATGACTCATTGTCAGTATATATGTAGACCGGCGCAAGTTGATCATGAAACATTGCTGCCTGCCAATCGATGTGCCCTGAATTTGTCATGACGATACGTGCAGGATGGCGTCCTTCAGGCAATCGTACAGTCAGACTTGGATCATCCGCTTCTAATGTACCATTACCTGTAATAATAGCATCGTGCATATGTCTCAATTGGAACACATCATCTTTGACAGCTTTTGACGTAATCCATTTACTTTGTTGATGATCGGTTGCCTGCTTACCATCTAAACTCGCACTTACCTTTACAGTCACGATTGGCACTTCAGTAGTTTTAGATGCAAAAAATGATGCATACAACTTATCTGCGCGCGGATGTGGTGTATATTGAACGTCAATGCCTTTCTCTGCCATCATCTCGTGTCCAGTTGCTGGAAGTGTGATATCTCTTGCAGCATAAACAACCTTTTGAATACCCGTTTCAATGATTTTTGCTGCACATGGCGGTGTCGCACCGTAATGTGAACAAGGTTCTAAAGAGACGTATATTGTTGCTCCTGCTACATTTTGAGCACCTGCCATATCAATGGCTTGAATCTCGGCATGTTTGTCACCTTTTTTAAGATGCGCACCCATCCCTATAATTCGGCCCTCTTTAACAATCACTGCGCCAACAGGTGGATTAACACCCGTTTGGCCTTCTACCATTTCAGCTAAACGAATCGCATGTTCTAAATAATATTTCATTGTCATCACCTCAAATCAATAAACAAAAAACCACTCGAAAAATTTTAAGATTCGAGTGGTCGGTTTTATACTTATACTGTATACCAAAATACAGCGATAAATTCAGTAAATTTGCCATCACTAAATAAGCAATAGTTTCGTGTTGTAAAAACACAAGCTATGCATGTCATGGTCTACTGATCATTCTTCCTCCCATCCAGACTTTTACTGTCGGCTCTAGATTCTCACTAGATCAGCCATAGAGTACAAATTCAATGTTCTCTACGGGTCGCAGGCTTAAATTACTGCCGGTTGGGATTTCCACCCAGCCCCGAAAGAATATCATTATGAAATTGTTTGAGATTCAAGATACGACACAGCAGTTGTTCGATAACAACAACTGTTCGACTTTAGCTTAACGCATTTTGACAATGTTGACAATTCATTTGCAATCAATATTTTGTTGGATTGTTTTACAATTTCATAAAAATTATAAAGAAACACCGACAAACAATAATATCTATTCAACGTTGATGTTTACGTATTTGATAAGTTCAAAAACTATAACTAATCTGCATCATATTCTTCTTCTAGTTGCGCATAGAGCTGTGTCACACTTTTAACAGCTTGCTGTACAATCATTGTGACACCATTGCGTTCAAAATTAACGCCATTTGTCATTTGGCCAAATGCACGTAAATTCGACAATGTTCCATAACGTGGACTGATGACTTCGTTACTTTCTGATACGATTTGAATGCCACCAATCGGATGTGCTTGAACAATTTGTTTATTCGCCATATTTAATAATAAACCATCTGACGCATCTAACTGGCTCAACTTTTTCTTAGGTCCAGTTGCATTTATGATCACATCCACTATCATAGCTTGGTGTTCTGTTTCAAACTGCAATTGGTACTGACCATTCACACGTGTTGCTTTCTCGAGTCCTGCGTAAACTCTTAATTTATTACTTTCAATCTCATCAATAATAAATTGTGCAGTATCTCTTGGCATCGGATTCATATTCTCTTTAAAATATTGGTAATAACGTTCGAGAAATAATTGCTGGTCATCATTCGTTAAACTATTCCAAATCCAGTTCATGTTGTCTTTAAGCTCCATTAGAAAGCTTTGTAATAACCCCAAAGATTCTGGATGTGCCAAATCATATTGCAAATCTTTTACAACATTTCCTGTTCTCCGATGGATCAAAGATTTAAACGGTATATTTAAAGCATCGCATTCCTTTCTGAACAATTCTTTCAATATATCTAAAGGAATATTCCCCATGTGATTTTGTTTTATGTCATCGAATATCTCTTTCGTCATATATTGCAGAGTTACAGTCACCATCTCACCACGTACACTTGGCAATTGCCCACCTCGACTTGCCAAAACAAGCGTTTGGTCGTGATGGTTTAATACATAACGAATTACATCCAAACTTGCCAATCCAGTTCCAATCACAGCCACTTTATCATGCGAACTGACTTCATCTAATGTGCGGTATGCTGGATATGGTTCATAGATATATTTCGGACTTCCCTTCAAGTGATAGGGATCATTATATGAGAATGTTCCAGTTGATAGAAAAACATAATCATAAATAGTACTACGTCCTTCATGTTCATCAGTCTGTACAATTATTTTTTTCACTGAAATTTCTTTCTCTTCTTCAACTACACCGATCTGTGTCACTTCATGTGGAATGACATGAATATTGTCATAACGCTTCACATATTGATCAAGATAACTTTTCATATAATGTCCAAATACATAACGCGGCAAATATTCAGCATCTCCATAATCAAAATCGTCTTGTGACGCATACCACTCCCGAAATTCTTTCATATTATCAAGGTTTAGAGACAACATATCGACTGGGACATTGATTAATAAATCTTCACTGTCATTTTGAAAAGGTTCTCCTTGTCCCATGTTCTTTCTATTGTCATAGATGTCTACTTCTAAATGCTCAAACATCTCGTGCTTTACAAGCTGTCTTAATATGCTGACACCAGCAGTTCCCATTCCAACTATTGCTACTTTCATCATAATCACCTTCATTATTTCATTTCATCATGTTATACCCTATTTCTTGTCAAATTGTGCATTATTAGATTAATAGTATTCCCCTCCCATTTTGATAGCCAGTTTCTCATGTTATACTTGAAAGAGATTTGAACAATATTAAAAACCGTATCATCCTATAATTACTATAAATACAAGTGACCGAAGTTATTTGAAGTGAAAATAAATTTCATCAAAATTATTCACTTCTAGTTACCTTTACTAAACAGGACAATGATGTCTTACGTCTATATATTATACAAAACATTAAAAACGGGGTGTTTTCATGTTAAAATTTTTATTTAAAGTTTTGATTTCAACAGCTATCTTATTTTTCACACTTGGACGTAAAAACAAAGCGCAATAAAGCTTCTATCGCTTTATTGCGCTTTGTTACTATTAATAATTATGACCGTCTTTATGTTTTGAATCATCTTTGTAGACATACCAATTGAAATACTTACCTTCTGTCTTCAAATCATTATAGAAGTCAGCAATAATGGTCGCATTACTCTTTGCCCAGTTAATATCTGTCGCATATTGATGTTCACCGGGATCTTTAGGATTCCATCTCATACTATACAAAGTATTTTGATCTTCGTGTGATAAGTAATGATCGTGGATAAATTTCGCTCCACCATCGATTGCTTTTTCAGGTGTATCCCATCCTTGTTTCTTCGCATATTCAGCACCTGTTTTAATTGGGTCTTCGTCCAATGCACCGACACCGTAGAAGTTATAATACTTCTTACCATCGATTTCTACACCATTCGATAACTCTGATACAACTGATCCTGTTTCTAATAATGCATGTGAAATCAAGTAAATCTCATTCACATGCTGTTTTTTGGCAGCTTTGATAAAGTCATCTGTATGGTTTAAAAGAGTCGGATGTTCATATAACATACGCTTGATTCTATTTTTATCAATGCCTTGATACTTAGATAAATCTAAAAATTGATATTTTTGACGTTTATCATCCATAAATACAGAACTATCCATTGCTTCTTTAATTTCTGCATCGGACGCATCACGCCAGTTCGTATTATCTTTATTTGAAACTTGTTGACTTGTATAATTGTTAATCTGTTTTTTTGCGGCTGCTTCCAATGTAACATCTAATGTTTCCACTGATTCGACTTGTTCAACTGGTTCAAAGAATATTTGATCTTTTATCATGTTGAAAAAAGTATAGGCTGCTAAAACAGTGATAACAAAGAAAACTACAATCGCTATGATTGAACTTTTGTTATGTTGTTTCATTGATACACCTCTTCAGAATGTACTGAGTAATAGTGACTACACACTCGAATACAAATTTTAACATTATCTTATATTTTTCACAATTCGAATGGGTGGTTGTCACATATTCATAAAAGAACAGTAATCTCTATGTAATTATTTCATAGCGCACTGCATCATCAAAACTTTGAATACATCATCTCTGATTCACATTCCAAAACTTTATAAAGGTCTCTGATAATCCATTAAAATGTAACTCATCGCTTGGGAACGACTTTTATAATAATACGGTGTTAAATCCACTGTCCCCTCAATCTCACCATCACGATACATCATTTCCCGTTGAATATTATTAATCATAATAAAGTCAGCGTTGTCACGAATCTTATCTAAATCTTCGTTGCGTGCAAAGAAATGTACCAAGTTGAAATGTTCATAATCCATTACAATTCCTCCATCTTATTCCCGTCATAAAAATATCGAAATCCGTAGAAATGCACCTTTTATTATAATTTTAAGCTTATTTATTGGTAATAATCAATGTTTAAATCATAAAATAACATATATGGACAGATGCAACAATTTTTCAGCTATGATAATAATCATTTGACCGGTCAAAAATTTCAAGGAGGTCATCAATTTGAACTTTGATGATATTTTTCAACGCTATCACAAATATATTCATTATTTGTTGCATTCCTATCATATACGCTATCATTACGACGACTATTTCCAACTTTTGTTAATACGGCTTTGGGAACTCCATTTATCTTTTGATACAACACGTGAATCGAGCCTTCATGCTTTTATTACCTATCGACTCAAATACTATCTTATTGATCTTTTGCGTAAACAAGATCGCCTTCCCAAATTAGAAAATATCGACACTGCAACTGAACCCGCATCGTACGAGAGTGATCTGCTCTTTTCAATTAAGCAATGGTCATTACAACTTCCATATGTGCATCGTCACTGGCTTTATCTCTATCTTCAAGGCTATACACAGTTAGAAATAGCATCCATTCTAAACCGCTCTCCCACATCTATCAAAAATTATAAAAAAGCGACCCTCAAAGCATTGCGCCATTCATATTTCAACGAATACTAGGAGGATACACTGTGCAAACATATTCAAATATTGCCTTTGAATCATTATTATTTATCAAGACATCTCATCAAATAGATCAACGTCTTGAGTTATACTTTTTGACGCATAAAACACACACAACATTAACATTATCTAAATTAATGAAGCATATTTTAAAGTCGCATCATAAACATAGTTACACACAAAAAGAACTGACACATCAACATCTCGGTATTCATCATCTCACACCGATATACATCTCACCACAGCTCATATTATGCCCTCTGCAATCACATCGTGCACCTATCCAATATATTATCAATATGTCTCACGTGATTGGTATGTCTTCTCAAAAGTCTGATACGATCATCGTATTCAAACAAAACCATCGAATTACAGTACCTTATCCATTAACTGTATGTTTAAAACAATGGAAAGCTGCACAAATTCTCTCACAAGTACCCGATATTTAGTTTACTTTATTGAACTTATAATCTACTAAACGCTTTGTAAAATAAGCATTGGCTATTTTCATCAATATAATGCCAAGAACCATCAATACTAAACCACCTACTAAAGCAGTGATCACAGTCCCAGTTGACAACGATACTTGAGGATGAATAAAGTAATTGACTGCATTTAAACTTAATAGCATACCTGTAATCAGAACGCCGAGCAAGAAAATATTTCCGATAAACAACCCTAACAGCGTTGTGTACAAATGTCCTGACCCCAGCACTCTTGATTTAAAAATATGTTCTTTCAAATAAAAACTGGCAAATCGGCCTGGTGTTTTAAATTTTTCTTGAATGCTTGCGATATGTTCATCTGTCAGTAATTCTGCTAACTTTGCCTTCTCTTTACGGTTTAAATACCACAATTGTTTTTCTACTTTATACTTAAATACCTTGTACTCCATCTTTAACTCCTTCTCTATCTGATATTAAACTCAATCATCACACAAAAAAATAGGAGCGACAAGTACCAATTTCATATTTGTTGGTACTTTATCACTCCCATGGGTATTTATAGAATGCTTAAACCTGAAGTTTGAATATCTTTCGCAAATCCTTTCACCGTATCAACAGATAATGATTCGATATCACGACCAATATTTGACACTTTCTTCACAACATCAGCAGGACATGTAATAATATCTGCACCAATTTCATCAGCTTGGATGACATTATATAACTCACGACAACTTGCCCACAATAGTTTTACACCTGATTTACTATGTGTCACACGAACAGACTCTTTCATTAACGGCAGTGGGTCTACGCCTGTATCCGCAATTCGTCCAGCAAAGACTGACACATAAGTCTCTACACCTTCTGTGACCGCTTCAGTAATTGCTTTGACTTGTTCGATTGTGTAAACAGCTGTAACGTTTAGTTTCACGCCTTGTGCTGATAATTTTTCAATCAATGGTAACATTGATTCACCTTTTGTGTTCACAATTGGAATTTTTACAAAAATATTCTCTCCAAATTGTTCAATGA
This window contains:
- a CDS encoding transaldolase; this translates as MTKLNVQVFADGADIEQMKQAYQNKEVDGFTTNPSLMAKAGVKDYKAFAQDVVQAIPDASISFEVFGDDMETMEKEAQIIEQFGENIFVKIPIVNTKGESMLPLIEKLSAQGVKLNVTAVYTIEQVKAITEAVTEGVETYVSVFAGRIADTGVDPLPLMKESVRVTHSKSGVKLLWASCRELYNVIQADEIGADIITCPADVVKKVSNIGRDIESLSVDTVKGFAKDIQTSGLSIL
- a CDS encoding riboflavin synthase, with the protein product MFTGIVEEVGTIQSIKKQNPTTELTIQCEKILSDMNIGDSISVNGTCLTVVRFDTSTFTVQVITGTENKTYLAELSSGQPVNLERALLATGRLGGHFVQGHVDDKGVILNIKQSQNEWIYTIKAPHHILKQMIPQGSIAVDGVSLTVFKKEATSFDIHLIPETRKATILSTKRQGDPVHLETDMLFKYVENITRQNDGVSLDRLLQAGF
- a CDS encoding sigma-70 family RNA polymerase sigma factor, with the protein product MNFDDIFQRYHKYIHYLLHSYHIRYHYDDYFQLLLIRLWELHLSFDTTRESSLHAFITYRLKYYLIDLLRKQDRLPKLENIDTATEPASYESDLLFSIKQWSLQLPYVHRHWLYLYLQGYTQLEIASILNRSPTSIKNYKKATLKALRHSYFNEY
- a CDS encoding FAD/NAD(P)-binding protein: MKVAIVGMGTAGVSILRQLVKHEMFEHLEVDIYDNRKNMGQGEPFQNDSEDLLINVPVDMLSLNLDNMKEFREWYASQDDFDYGDAEYLPRYVFGHYMKSYLDQYVKRYDNIHVIPHEVTQIGVVEEEKEISVKKIIVQTDEHEGRSTIYDYVFLSTGTFSYNDPYHLKGSPKYIYEPYPAYRTLDEVSSHDKVAVIGTGLASLDVIRYVLNHHDQTLVLASRGGQLPSVRGEMVTVTLQYMTKEIFDDIKQNHMGNIPLDILKELFRKECDALNIPFKSLIHRRTGNVVKDLQYDLAHPESLGLLQSFLMELKDNMNWIWNSLTNDDQQLFLERYYQYFKENMNPMPRDTAQFIIDEIESNKLRVYAGLEKATRVNGQYQLQFETEHQAMIVDVIINATGPKKKLSQLDASDGLLLNMANKQIVQAHPIGGIQIVSESNEVISPRYGTLSNLRAFGQMTNGVNFERNGVTMIVQQAVKSVTQLYAQLEEEYDAD
- a CDS encoding N-acetylglucosaminidase; its protein translation is MKQHNKSSIIAIVVFFVITVLAAYTFFNMIKDQIFFEPVEQVESVETLDVTLEAAAKKQINNYTSQQVSNKDNTNWRDASDAEIKEAMDSSVFMDDKRQKYQFLDLSKYQGIDKNRIKRMLYEHPTLLNHTDDFIKAAKKQHVNEIYLISHALLETGSVVSELSNGVEIDGKKYYNFYGVGALDEDPIKTGAEYAKKQGWDTPEKAIDGGAKFIHDHYLSHEDQNTLYSMRWNPKDPGEHQYATDINWAKSNATIIADFYNDLKTEGKYFNWYVYKDDSKHKDGHNY
- a CDS encoding competence protein ComK, which produces MQTYSNIAFESLLFIKTSHQIDQRLELYFLTHKTHTTLTLSKLMKHILKSHHKHSYTQKELTHQHLGIHHLTPIYISPQLILCPLQSHRAPIQYIINMSHVIGMSSQKSDTIIVFKQNHRITVPYPLTVCLKQWKAAQILSQVPDI
- the ribD gene encoding bifunctional diaminohydroxyphosphoribosylaminopyrimidine deaminase/5-amino-6-(5-phosphoribosylamino)uracil reductase RibD, with the protein product MKYYLEHAIRLAEMVEGQTGVNPPVGAVIVKEGRIIGMGAHLKKGDKHAEIQAIDMAGAQNVAGATIYVSLEPCSHYGATPPCAAKIIETGIQKVVYAARDITLPATGHEMMAEKGIDVQYTPHPRADKLYASFFASKTTEVPIVTVKVSASLDGKQATDHQQSKWITSKAVKDDVFQLRHMHDAIITGNGTLEADDPSLTVRLPEGRHPARIVMTNSGHIDWQAAMFHDQLAPVYIYTDNESFVSPLDHVHVVYLPSTDVKTILHDLYKKGFGRILVEAGPKLTSQFLTSEFISTFILYLAPKIIGGQGKYQYFQTDGVTPLDQLANFEIVHSEMIDTDIKLQMKRM